Within Quercus lobata isolate SW786 chromosome 5, ValleyOak3.0 Primary Assembly, whole genome shotgun sequence, the genomic segment TCAACCCATTAGCCTATTAACCTAACTCAAATCTTTTTTGTATAACTTTATTTGTCTAAAACCTTTTTCAACCAAATAACTATTCACTTATTATTCTCTAAGTGATTTCCAAAATTATGTACCTCAAATTATTCTCTAGGCCTTTATCCTCTAGGTTATTGAACTAACTCAAACTGTTTTGGGATAACTTCATCAAAAAACTTTTGAAGGAGATAACTTTTCACTTACTATTCCTCAAGTGAGTTTCATAACTATGTATCTCATGCATTCCCCTACTTTGTCCTCCCTTTTCCTGATTACTAGGCATAGGGCAttgctttcctttttcttttcttttttcttttttcctctcacaTTAGGTACATTCATAACTCTTCTTAATTTATCCACCATCCTCTgcttaaaggaaaagaaaatgtcaTTTAGTACAAGGATTACTGGCATAAATTGGTGTATTGCTCTGGTCATCCCCTAACATCAAATTAAAAGTTCTGCTTGAGGTGATATTACCAAATTTTGTCACTTCAACATATCATCTTTTAacatatgattttattttttattttaatctctctctttttgtgaCTCTACCTTTTAGGATTACCTTAAGGTAtagttttgttcttaaattagAAATAGATACTCAAACAATTAACAtagtattgaagtcatacaTGCATGTACTTagtttgtttttgtctttgtttttgttccCCTTCTGTTGAGATCTTAGTCCACCATTTGATGTCATAGACTCACAGCCAGACAATATATACAACTAGAGCTCAAATTTCAAGTTGGAAGAATCTCAtaggtttttctttctttttcaaactaACATATGGAAATCTGTTATTCTCTTCTTTATACAACGGTGAACTTCTAATAATCCTTAAAACTTTAGAGTTAATACTCTCAAGTCTCATTCTTTTCAAGTCTAAAGCAGCAAGTTAACCATGTGAAGAGGAAAGCTTGTAACTTGTTGGTTGAATTTGcacttataaaaataagaagCAACATTTGTGATCGTTTTACTCTTGTATGATACTCCATGATTTGTACTTTGTAGTTTCCCTCCCCATGTATTGATCTTCCCAACATTGTTCAATACGCATATCATGGAAGATGTTATTCTTTCTGCTAAATATAGTTAAGGAAGACAAGGCTCACACCTCAGTCCATACTTGTGGTGCTATTATTTCATAATTGCTGGAATTTTattgtttcttcattttctgtttgattttgttttctttcattctttctgcTGCTTCTTTCTGTTCAAGAATGGCAGTGGCTTTTGTCTCCAATAATTTTTTCAGCATACTAGGTTAATGCAAATGTGAATATGCAagtttatttgaatattttagatttattaaAAAGAGAATTTATGCAATTTGTATTGTGAAGAATGTTATTGCACCACACAATCGtgtactcaattttttttttgtaattcattttatTCAAGTCAATAAGCCATTAAAACTCTAcatttgagaagaaaattgaaCTACCCATGATGTGCTTacatttttggcattttttggGTGTGATTGGTATGTAAATAACCGAAATGGCGAAAAGTGACAgcatcaaaatttatttcaagattttgtactaattaaatcaattaaaatttattaatgactgCAATCTCTTATTCTTTAAGGAAACTGATATGGTTTTGAGAATACTGATTGCCAATGTGAACGGGAACTTGGTATTGTGGTCCAAATGTATATCTTTCCAATGTTACTCAGAAAATTATAATTGTATCCCGGACCCATGAGCTGCACAAATCTTTTCACGCACTCACGCACATGCACACATTGCACGATAAAAAGTTCTGTCTCATGttaaaaaatagtgaatttaattattattttaacacgtttttatgttatttataatttattttagtagTGTAGAGATAAGTTTTAATTGTAGAAACACATGCTTTGATACTATgttaatttatcaaaagaaatgTTAATTTGTTAAATGAATCAATTGTCGAAACACATGCTTTGATAActaacttttctaaaataatttattaaatcaatGAAAGACTGTATTAGATGAATAATGTTGCCATTTTCagaaaaatttgtttataattaaaaataaataaataagactgTCTTGATTTTGTTTCCAAATGCCAGATATGGACCCACATGGAGCTATACAGACTTTGTGCACGAGGCAGGATAAACATCGTTCAAGTTTGCTTTTGGATGCTAATTTGGAAGGCGAGGTATGTACTTGTTCAATATATGTAGTCGAAAGATGGGCGGAATTTAACTTTGAAGCGTACTTATTATGTGgtattgtaattattattaatactaCGCTGCTCTATTTGCAGGAAGTACCAGGTGTATTGACTTGTCGTAACCGAGACAAAGGTCTGCTTGAAGGAGGGGTAGATGGGTTAGATCCACGAATTCTCGCTTATATCACTGATGGGTTAGATGGGCTGCTTCGGGTCCCACATATGGACATTGACCACGCATTGATCACAGCGTTGGTGGAGAGATGGCGGCCGGAGACGCACTCATTTCACTTGCCCCACGGTGAGATGACCATCACACTACAAGATATGGAGGTTATAATGGGGGTACCTGTAGATGGCTTGCCGTTGGTGGAATCTATACCCTCGACGGGTAGTTGGCGTGACGTCTGCAGAAGATTGCTAGGGCGTATACCGCCAAATAGAGAACTTAGAAAGAACAGAAAGAACACCGGAGTGCTGGAAGGGGCGAGCATAAAAGCCAAATGGCTTGAGGATCAGTTTCGCGACCCTCTCCCGGTTGACGCCCCTGAGGCGCTGGTGCAGAAGTATGCTCGTTTTTACATATTGGAGTTGTTAGGTGGTACCCTATTTATGGATAAGTCTGGAGAACGGATCTCAGTTAGGTATTTGCAATATTTCGATCCAATCAGCAATGGAAAGAAGTATAGTTGGGGTAGTGCAGCACTAAGTTGGCTCTATAGACACCTCTGTAAGGCATCAGAGAAGACAACCAAGCAGATTGGGGGTGCACTACTATTGGTGCAGTTGTGGGCGTGGGCGAGGTTTCCCCACATATGTCCTGTGATGAGGCATCCACACCAGGCACTACCTCCAGGTCCACTTGCTGTCAGGTATGTAGCATCTTAGCATATGTACTGATTTTCCTTTTCCTCATTAACTTTGTTCGCATGGGAATTATGTAAGTAACTAATATGAAGGTTATGTCTGTGTTGTTTGCTAGATGGAAAGGGGCTAAGATAACAACTGAACATTCGATGCACGTCCTACATGCCTATCGTGTGTCGCTTACTTCACTGCGGCCAAATCAGGTATCGTGTCTTACAAGTGGGAACCGTTTTGGCATGTAGTTTTTGTACTTACAATTCACTTTGGAGTGAATAAACATTCTtaattatatatctttcttagttatcaaaaaaaaaaaaaaaaaaaaacattcttaaTTTCAGAGTTACATGTATTGTTCACATTCGTTACACAGTTTttctaattatattgttaatatGGTTGTTTGCATCTGTTGAATCATTGCAGATTGTTTGGGAGCCGTACAGAAATTATTTGCTTTCTCTACCCGCATATTGTACGGCAGGCCAACGTATATGGAGGTCTATTGTGCCGCTGATACATTTTTGGGTGGTTGAAGGCCATCATCCCGAACGTGTTCTCCGACAGTTTGGGATGAAGCAAGGCATACCACAAGATGTTGATACTTCAATTGAACTGCACAAGATCACCCTCCAAGGCAAGCACGAAAAAGATTGGGCCCGAATACATGCCCCGCATATTGCTAAATGGGCTGCGCACGCCAGAATTGCCAATGCACCGACCTTTCATGGGGAGATGAACTACAATGACGAGTATTTGGTTTGGTTTCGTCCCCTCACTATTCGCCATATTACAAAAGAGACTTCGTACTGGGACACTTTGGTAAATTTACAAAGACTGTTTCGTTATAAATGTACTTTGCTTCGCATAGTTTAATTAAACCTACTAACATTACTCTTGTATATTTCTGACAGGTTGAATCACAGTTGCACATTATAACGAAGTGCGAACCAGGGTCTGAGATCTACACCGACTGTATTAATGCCTTGCAAGCTGTTGAAGAGATCGGTCGGTTATCCTTGGACCGTGCACGTGTCGTGGGCAACACAAGTGAACCAGCTGTACGACGTGGTTGGCAAGCAAGTGGACGTCAAGGGCGTGGAGGATCCACTTCTAGCCAGCGTCATACATCTAGTCGGCCTCCCACATCTGGTCAGCGTCACACACCCGTGCCCACATCTAGTCGACGTCCCACATCTGCTCAGCGTCCTACATCTGGTTCGCGTCACACACCCGTGCCCACATCTACTCGGCGCCACACACCCGTGCATGACCACACCATGGAGGAAGCAAGTCAGACAACAGATGAGATGTGGGACGACACTGCTTATGACGTAGGCTCCATGGCACACGATGATGCGGGTTCATCCTATACGTTTGCCCAGAGAGACACATTTGGGTCCCCATCCATGAGGAGCGATGGTACTTGCCCACCCACACCCCCTAGTACATCTCTGTTGCCCACCACCTGTACGTCTCCCCCACTGACTGCCGGCCCTGCCCCCGCAGTTTTAGATGATAGAGATGAGATGAGGTTCATGCCCACTCCTGGGCGACCCACCCCTGTTGCTGTCCCCCCTGAGTTTGTGCATACCGAGTTTATCCAGACACAGATACCCATCCCCCCAGCAGAGCCTTCGCACATCGAGGATCGGCCACGAAGGCCGCAACGCACACGGACACATCCTCCTGACTGTGGGACTGGACATGGTACTATAGTTTGATTCGATACCGATTACATATACATCGCTTTATAGTTAAATCATTTGCATATTAATATTTGCTTGTGTTGTGTTCTTTTCAGGCAAGGTGAGACCAGTGAAGGAACCGGTGAGGAGAAGAAAACGAGAATGATTCAAGGGTAGAATTTGTGCTACTTTGGGTTGGTAATGGTATAGGATCTTTTTGTCATGTATCGGATcttc encodes:
- the LOC115990622 gene encoding serine/threonine-protein phosphatase 7 long form homolog, translated to MDPHGAIQTLCTRQDKHRSSLLLDANLEGEEVPGVLTCRNRDKGLLEGGVDGLDPRILAYITDGLDGLLRVPHMDIDHALITALVERWRPETHSFHLPHGEMTITLQDMEVIMGVPVDGLPLVESIPSTGSWRDVCRRLLGRIPPNRELRKNRKNTGVLEGASIKAKWLEDQFRDPLPVDAPEALVQKYARFYILELLGGTLFMDKSGERISVRYLQYFDPISNGKKYSWGSAALSWLYRHLCKASEKTTKQIGGALLLVQLWAWARFPHICPVMRHPHQALPPGPLAVRWKGAKITTEHSMHVLHAYRVSLTSLRPNQIVWEPYRNYLLSLPAYCTAGQRIWRSIVPLIHFWVVEGHHPERVLRQFGMKQGIPQDVDTSIELHKITLQELPMHRPFMGR